The Streptomyces collinus DNA segment GGGCCGGCGCCTTCTTCATCACGGCGGCCGTCTGCCTGCTGCTGGTCTGGGTCACCTTCGCCGGTGACAAGTACGACTGGGTGTCCTGGCAGACGTACGCGATGGTCGGCGGTTCGCTGGCGCTGCTGGCGGTGTTCGTCCTCGTCGAGGCGAAGGCGAGCGAGCCGATCATCCCGCTGCGGCTGTTCCGCAACCGCACCATCGCGCTGGCCTCGCTGGCCTCGCTGTTCGTCGGTGTCGCGATGTTCGCGGGGACCGTCTTCTTCAGCCAGTACTTCCAGCTGGCCCGCGACAAGTCGCCGACGATGTCCGGCGTCATGACGATCCCGATGATCGCGGGTCTGTTCATCTCCTCCACCGTCTCCGGCCAGGTCATCACCCGGACCGGGCGCTGGAAGGGCTGGCTGGTCGGCGGCGGCGTGCTGGTGACCGCGGGCCTGGGCCTGCTGGGCACGATCCGGTACGACACCGAGTACTGGCACATAGCGATCTTCATGGCGCTGCTGGGTCTCGGCATCGGCATGATGATGCAGAACCTGGTGCTGTGCACGCAGAACCAGGTGGCCCCCACCGACCTGGGCGCGGCCAGCTCCACGGTGACGTTCTTCCGGTCGCTCGGCGGTGCGGTGGGCGTCTCCGCCCTGGGCGCGGTCCTGGCCACGCGGATCACCGACTACGTCAAGGACGGCCTGGCCGACCTCGGCCCGAAGGGCGCGGCCCTCGGCCACGCCGGCACGGGCGAGGGCAACATCCCCGACCTGAGCGCGATGCCCGCGCCGATCCGCACCGTCGTGGAGAGCGCCTACGGCCACGGTGTCGCGGACGTGTTCCTCTACTCGGCCCCGCTGGCGCTGCTCGCGCTGCTGGTGTCGCTGTTCATCAAGGAGGTCCCGTTGAAGACGAAGGGCGGGCTGGCGCAGGCCGCCGACACGGAGACGCCGGCCGTGGCTCCGGCCGAAGTCGCCGTCGAGGCCGCCGAAGCGGAGAAGGCCGTGCCGAGCTGGGCCGTGGCCGAGACCGGGGCCGCCGACGGGACCGGGCCCGAGGGGACGCAGCGGCTCGCCGCCGTCGCCACGGCGGCGCGTGCCGAGGAGGCCTCCGGTGGTGTCCCGGTCCGCGGATTCGTCCGCGGCAACGAGTCCGCGCCCGTGCCGCAGGCCGCCGTCACGCTGATCTCGCTGGCCGGGCGCCAGCTGGGCCGGTCCGTGGCGCAGGCCGACGGCTCGTACGCCGTGGACGCCCCGGGCTCCGGTTCGTACGTGCTGATCGCCTCCGCCGACGGCTTCCAGCCGCAGGCGTCCACGGTCGTGGTGAACGGCGAGCCGGTCGCCTACGACATCCTGCTCAGCGGCACCAGCGGGCTGACCGGCCTGGTGCGAGCCGCCGAGAGCGGGCAGCCGGTCAAGGACGCCATGGTCATCGTGACGGATGTGCGGGGCGACCTGCTGGCCAACGGGACCACGGGCGAGCAGGGCGAGTTCTCCTTCGCCGAGCTGGTGCCGGGGGCGGTGACCATTGCGGTGAACGCCGCCGGGTACCGGCCGCGTGCCCTGCCCGTCGAGGTGGGCGGCACCGGGGTCACCCGGGTCGAGATCGACCTGGACTCGGGCGCCAGCGTCCAGGGTGTCGTCCGCGCACCGCACGGGCCGCTGGCCGACGCCCGGGTCACGCTGGTCGACCAGGCGGGCAACGTCGTCGGCTCGGCCACGACCGGGACGGACGGGGCGTACGCCTTCACCGACCTGGACGGCGGCGAGTACACCGTCATCGCCACGGGCTACCCGCCGGTGGCCACCGCCCTGACGGTCACGGGCGCCGGCACCGACGCCCACGACATCGAACTCGCCCACCCCGGCGAGTA contains these protein-coding regions:
- a CDS encoding MFS transporter → MATTTPAGVRAHAKHGGGSHGSSGDGAPMTHRQIMEALTGLLLGMFVAILSSTIVSNALPRIISDLGGGQSAYTWVVTASLLTMTASTPLWGKLADLFSKKLLIQFALVIFVLGSAAAGMSQNPGMLITFRAVQGIGMGGLSALAQIIMAAMISPRERGRYNGYLGATFATAMVGGPLVGGVITDTDWLGWRWCFYVGVPFAVIALIVLQKTLHLPVVKRKVKVDWAGAFFITAAVCLLLVWVTFAGDKYDWVSWQTYAMVGGSLALLAVFVLVEAKASEPIIPLRLFRNRTIALASLASLFVGVAMFAGTVFFSQYFQLARDKSPTMSGVMTIPMIAGLFISSTVSGQVITRTGRWKGWLVGGGVLVTAGLGLLGTIRYDTEYWHIAIFMALLGLGIGMMMQNLVLCTQNQVAPTDLGAASSTVTFFRSLGGAVGVSALGAVLATRITDYVKDGLADLGPKGAALGHAGTGEGNIPDLSAMPAPIRTVVESAYGHGVADVFLYSAPLALLALLVSLFIKEVPLKTKGGLAQAADTETPAVAPAEVAVEAAEAEKAVPSWAVAETGAADGTGPEGTQRLAAVATAARAEEASGGVPVRGFVRGNESAPVPQAAVTLISLAGRQLGRSVAQADGSYAVDAPGSGSYVLIASADGFQPQASTVVVNGEPVAYDILLSGTSGLTGLVRAAESGQPVKDAMVIVTDVRGDLLANGTTGEQGEFSFAELVPGAVTIAVNAAGYRPRALPVEVGGTGVTRVEIDLDSGASVQGVVRAPHGPLADARVTLVDQAGNVVGSATTGTDGAYAFTDLDGGEYTVIATGYPPVATALTVTGAGTDAHDIELAHPGE